A region from the Toxotes jaculatrix isolate fToxJac2 chromosome 2, fToxJac2.pri, whole genome shotgun sequence genome encodes:
- the si:ch73-233m11.2 gene encoding NACHT, LRR and PYD domains-containing protein 12 has protein sequence MDRDTVLTHILKPKGMSTILGGEVPATVISNNKYISQPTSDAQLTDRNVGVTSASLDHAIHTALSGEIRTVILRGPEGSGKTTALEKLVVDWAKGEHLQNFSYVFCFRLKEINSDGGALSLENLMQHHHSHFCPESMPLVLQKPEDVLFVFDDLDQCKLCLDPSVHHPLCSDPSQAVSMSCLIASLLHGSLLKGAAFVVATRQTGCLEFLSGTWVELLGFLKPQREAYFNGFFTDPAAASKYLMHMEKTLGFYDFCTSPRFCWTVCSIYKTLMDAGAKLPETVSQLYIDILAHLLQALSLDKACNRELLLALGRMASHCSLHQHSSCTKEELDSFGFRRFLSSVGVFLQIDGDKGSDACVFSFTSQLMLEFIMALSFLLDKSTSEGVEKMLEDHKGHAKFLDLFLSGLSEPIQRRPLETLLGELNSDQILDFKCWFKSSSEETLKGYYKDRHHRCFHLLHQAQNKSLVKEIITASARTGISYGDLSLQDCVALNYVASCLGEMKLLNLYRTSNFTEEEAEVLAPAMSLSHKILLSDSSLSTGAVHHLASALNRGLTKELDLSYTRLGDEKLKILCAGLRDCKLHSLKLVTCKLTETSCEDLVSVLTSGTSQLCVLEIRFNQIGDQGFMKLCKALHSPQCKLQELQLQSCKLTAVSMEAFSAALCSGKSELKKVDLTQNRIGDSGVEALCKSLQHPLCKLQSLNLFDNELTGACCPHLMETLMSEHCSLSELDLSVNDLGQKGTLLLCQALRQPGCPVEKLGLKRCELTELVFKELGSLLRSGTSRLKSLIVGINKVGDQGVKHLWDAVAHPSCLLEELDIEMTNLTDACVEDLCAAVRASKTLKNLELRNNSLTNASVPALIQVMEDSHNMQEMNLKYNNIGEEVFNMLSECDKIRY, from the exons ATGGACAGAGACACTGTGCTGACTCACATCCTGAAGCCAAAGGGCATGTCGACAATTCTTGGCGGAGAGGTGCCTGCCACTGTGATAAGCAACAACAAGTATATATCCCAGCCGACTTCTGACGCTCagttgacagacagaaatgtAGGCGTCACCTCAGCCTCCCTTGATCATGCCATCCATACCGCTCTGTCTGGTGAAATCAGAACTGTGATACTGAGGGGTCCTGAGGGATCAGGTAAAACAACTGCACTGGAGAAGCTAGTTGTGGACTGGGCAAAGGGAGAACACCTTCAGAACTTTtcttatgttttctgtttccggTTGAAGGAGATAAATTCTGATGGTGGTGCGTTGTCATTGGAGAATTTAATGCAACACCATCACAGTCATTTCTGTCCTGAGTCCATGCCCCTAGTTCTGCAGAAGCCTGAggatgtgttgtttgtgtttgatgatcTGGATCAGTGCAAGCTTTGTCTGGACCCCTCCGTCCATCACCCACTCTGCTCTGACCCCAGCCAGGCAGTGTCAATGTCCTGTTTAATAGCCAGTCTGCTTCATGGATCACTGCTGAAAGGAGCCGCCTTTGTGGTGGCAACCAGGCAGACGGGATGTCTGGAGTTCCTAAGCGGCACCTGGGTGGAGCTGTTGGGGTTTCTGAAGCCCCAAAGAGAGGCTTACTTTAACGGGTTCTTTACTGACCCAGCTGCTGCCAGTAAATACCTGATGCACATGGAAAAGACTCTAGGTTTTTATGATTTCTGCACCTCTCCTAGATTTTGTTGGACAGTTTGTTCTATTTACAAGACTCTCATGGATGCTGGAGCAAAACTTCCTGAAACAGTATCTCAGCTGTACATAGATATCCTGGCTCACCTGCTTCAGGCACTCTCACTGGACAAGGCCTGCAACAGAGAACTACTTCTGGCCCTCGGCAGGATGGCTTCTCATTGCTCTCTTCACCAGCATTCAAGCTGTACCAAAGAGGAACTTGATTCCTTTGGTTTTCGACGATTTCTAAGCTCAGTTGGTGTTTTCTTGCAAATAGATGGTGACAAGGGCTCAGatgcctgtgttttctctttcacctcCCAGCTGATGCTGGAGTTCATCATGGCCCTGTCCTTCCTTTTGGACAAGTCAACATCTGAGGGAGTGGAGAAGATGTTGGAAGATCACAAAGGTCATGCAAAGTTTCTAGATCTCTTCTTGTCTGGGCTCTCAGAGCCAATTCAGCGCAGGCCGCTGGAGACCCTGCTGGGGGAGTTAAACTCAGATCAGATCTTGGATTTCAAATGCTGgtttaaaagcagctcagaggaaacactgaaggGATATTACAAAGACAGGCACCACCGTTGCTTCCATCTGCTTCATCAAGCACAAAATAAGAGTTTGGTGAAAGAGATCATCACCGCGTCAGCACGAACAGGCATCAGCTATGGCGACCTGAGCCTCCAGGACTGTGTAGCTCTGAACTATGTCGCCTCTTGCCTCGGTGAGATGAAGCTGTTGAATCTGTACAGAACAAGTAATTTtacagaggaggaagcagaagtTCTGGCTCCAGCTATGAGCTTGTCACATAAGATACT CTTGTCAGACAGCTCCTTGAGTACTGGGGCTGTACATCATCTGGCTTCAGCTCTCAACAGAGGACTCACCAAAGAGCTGGATCTCTCTTACACCCGCCTTGGAGATGAGAAGTTAAAAATTCTCTGTGCTGGACTCAGAGACTGCAAACTGCACAGTTTAAA ACTTGTAACATGCAAACTGACTGAGACAAGCTGTGAAGATCTGGTGTCTGTGCTGACCTCAGGCacctctcagctgtgtgtcttGGAAATAAGGTTTAATCAAATCGGGGATCAGGGCTTCATGAAACTGTGCAAAGCGCTGCACAGTCCTCAGTGCAAATTACAGGAGCTCCA GCTACAAAGCTGCAAGTTGACTGCAGTATCCATGGAGGCTTTCTCAGCAGCTTTGTGTTCTGGCAAATCCGAGCTGAAAAAAGTGGACCTGACACAAAACAGGATTGGTGACAGTGGAGTAGAAGCTTTGTGCAAGTCCCTGCAACACCCACTTTGTAAACTGCAGAGCCTCAA TCTGTTTGATAATGAGCTGACAGGTGCATGCTGTCCTCATTTGATGGAGACCTTGATGTCAGAGCACTGCTCTCTCTCAGAGCTGGATCTGTCAGTGAATGACTTGGGCCAGAAGGGGACGCTGCTGCTCTGCCAAGCTCTCAGACAACCCGGATGTCCAGTGGAAAAACTCGG GCTGAAACGATGTGAGCTAACTGAGCTGGTCTTCAAGGAACTGGGCTCACTGCTGAGAAGCGGGACTTCTCGACTTAAATCCCTGATTGTTGGTATAAATAAAGTCGGAGACCAAGGGGTTAAACATCTTTGGGATGCTGTTGCACATCCAAGTTGTCTGTTGGAGGAACTGGA TATTGAAATGACCAATTTGACGGATGCCTGTGTAGAGGacttgtgtgctgctgtaagaGCCAGTAAGACTTTGAAGAACCTGGAACTGAGAAACAACTCTCTGACTAACGCTTCCGTCCCGGCCCTCATCCAAGTCATGGAGGACAGCCACAACATGCAGGAGATGAA CCTGAAGTACAACAACATTGGTGAGGAGGTTTTTAACATGTTGTCTGAGTGTGATAAAATAAGGTACTGA
- the LOC121192540 gene encoding ceramide synthase 5-like isoform X2, translated as MVSHPPEPRQAQWRLTFYLGIFIYAIRHLWVSPWMWDTRHCWHNYPFQPMSPGQYNHYVAELAFYWSLMFSQFTDIKRKDFIIMLVHHLATIILITFSYANNMLRAGTLVMCVHDASDIFLEAAKLANYAKYQRLCDGLFVVFSISFFLTRLVIYPFWIVYSVLFESWEIVGPYQAWWLLNGLLLVLQTLHIIWFYLITRIAIKAIFKGKVSKDDRSDIESSSDEEIYSTCSKNPSQALNTKGSSHTGNLNGETHDH; from the exons ATGGTTTCGCATCCGCCGGAACCAAGACAGGCCCA gTGGCGATTAACATTTTACCTGGGGATTTTTATCTATGCCATTCGCCACTTGTGGGTG TCACCTTGGATGTGGGATACCAGACATTGTTGGCACAACTATCCTTTTCag CCTATGAGTCCTGGACAGTACAACCACTATGTAGCTGAGCTGGCTTTCTATTGGTCTCTGATGTTTTCTCAGTTCACAGACATTAAACGTAAG GATTTCATCATCATGCTTGTCCACCACCTGGCCACCATAATCCTCATCACATTCTCTTATGCCAACAACATGCTAAGAGCTGGCACTTTGGTCATGTGTGTGCACGATGCATCCGACATTTTCCTTGAG GCAGCCAAACTGGCCAACTATGCCAAGTACCAGAGGCTGTGTGATGGCCTGTTTGTGGTGTTCAGCATAAGCTTTTTCCTCACTCGACTTGTCATCTATCCTTTCTG GATTGTTTACAGCGTTCTGTTTGAGAGCTGGGAGATTGTTGGGCCGTACCAGGCCTGGTGGCTGTTAAATGGAttgctgctggtgctgcagaCTCTTCACATCATTTGGTTCTACCTCATCACTCGTATTGCCATCAAAGCCATATTCAAGGGAAAG gtgtCAAAAGACGACCGCAGTGACATCGAGAGCAGCTCGGATGAAGAGATTTACTCCACTTGCAGTAAAAATCCCAGTCAGGCCCTAAACACAAAGGGCAGCAGTCACACTGGTAACCTTAATGGAGAAACTCATGACCACTGA
- the LOC121192540 gene encoding ceramide synthase 5-like isoform X1 yields MTSSISDWVWSERFWLPENVSWADLEHPPPGVEYPRVGHILYALPLAVGVFLLRLLFERLVAKPCAHILQIQAGVPRQAQPNAVLERLHQSKTCPDTRQLEGLSKQLDWDVRKIQRWFRIRRNQDRPSTQKKFCESMWRLTFYLGIFIYAIRHLWVSPWMWDTRHCWHNYPFQPMSPGQYNHYVAELAFYWSLMFSQFTDIKRKDFIIMLVHHLATIILITFSYANNMLRAGTLVMCVHDASDIFLEAAKLANYAKYQRLCDGLFVVFSISFFLTRLVIYPFWIVYSVLFESWEIVGPYQAWWLLNGLLLVLQTLHIIWFYLITRIAIKAIFKGKVSKDDRSDIESSSDEEIYSTCSKNPSQALNTKGSSHTGNLNGETHDH; encoded by the exons ATGACTTCCTCTATCTCGGATTGGGTTTGGAGTGAGAGATTCTGGCTTCCCGAAAATGTTTCATGGGCGGACCTGGAGCATCCACCACCTGGTGTGGAGTACCCCCGAGTGGGACACATACTGTACGCCCTGCCCCTGGCTGTCGGAGTTTTCTTACTGAGGCTGCTTTTTGAAAG GCTAGTCGCCAAGCCCTGTGCCCACATACTTCAGATTCAGGCGGGAGTGCCTCGGCAAGCTCAACCCAATGCTGTCCTGGAGAGACTGCATCAGTCAAAAACG TGTCCAGACACGAGGCAACTGGAGGGACTCTCCAAGCAGCTGGACTGGGATGTACGGAAAATACAGAGATGGTTTCGCATCCGCCGGAACCAAGACAGGCCCAGTACGCAGAAAAAGTTCTGTGAGAGCAT gTGGCGATTAACATTTTACCTGGGGATTTTTATCTATGCCATTCGCCACTTGTGGGTG TCACCTTGGATGTGGGATACCAGACATTGTTGGCACAACTATCCTTTTCag CCTATGAGTCCTGGACAGTACAACCACTATGTAGCTGAGCTGGCTTTCTATTGGTCTCTGATGTTTTCTCAGTTCACAGACATTAAACGTAAG GATTTCATCATCATGCTTGTCCACCACCTGGCCACCATAATCCTCATCACATTCTCTTATGCCAACAACATGCTAAGAGCTGGCACTTTGGTCATGTGTGTGCACGATGCATCCGACATTTTCCTTGAG GCAGCCAAACTGGCCAACTATGCCAAGTACCAGAGGCTGTGTGATGGCCTGTTTGTGGTGTTCAGCATAAGCTTTTTCCTCACTCGACTTGTCATCTATCCTTTCTG GATTGTTTACAGCGTTCTGTTTGAGAGCTGGGAGATTGTTGGGCCGTACCAGGCCTGGTGGCTGTTAAATGGAttgctgctggtgctgcagaCTCTTCACATCATTTGGTTCTACCTCATCACTCGTATTGCCATCAAAGCCATATTCAAGGGAAAG gtgtCAAAAGACGACCGCAGTGACATCGAGAGCAGCTCGGATGAAGAGATTTACTCCACTTGCAGTAAAAATCCCAGTCAGGCCCTAAACACAAAGGGCAGCAGTCACACTGGTAACCTTAATGGAGAAACTCATGACCACTGA
- the slmapb gene encoding sarcolemma associated protein b isoform X2, whose product MDEKELSDPMNNVSLIKDDLTRSNMGSSGDSEKIIQRLNDELREAQELANTEKHKCMELQGILEEERKENKQQADESAKQIKLLQGQLRQLQDEMGVLREQIDASSSSREELQSARDEVKSLKRALESAAAERDRDVAAIQANLATVSKDLDKWRQTANKYEHEIDNLQRDLQQQSKQWQKTAEIQASELQSMQVECNGLQKECSVLRSEKQDVVNKHQKERSSLQSECASLRAEKEELLKTHQKEKSNLQSEHAALRSEKEAVLQKQQQLEKDLASSRAQNAELINSLKALERSQQELEKRLAALQLQHQEDSTKFQTQLDEADSRSKALQREYEEAKTELSDLKEKYEKTEQEKQSLTDELEECKANMKELQGKGTTKPWMIWGPVVAVALTAVTAAVLFRT is encoded by the exons atggATGAGAAAGAATTGAGTGATCCCATGAATAACGTATCACTGATTAAAG ATGACCTGACAAGGTCAAACATGGGGTCTTCTGGTGACTCAGAAAAAATTATCCAGCGCTTGAATGATGAACTTCGAGAGGCCCAGGAGCTAGCTAACACCgagaaacacaaatgcatgGAACTACAAG GCAtcctggaggaagagagaaaggaaaacaaacagcaagctGATGAATCTGCCAAACAGATAAAACTTCTTCAAG GCCAGCTGCGGCAGCTCCAAGATGAAATGGGCGTTCTCAGAGAGCAGATAGATGCTTCCTCCAGTTCACGCGAAGAGCTACAAAGTGCACGTGATGAGGTGAAGTCACTGAAACGTGCCCTGGAGTCAGCCGCTGCTGAGCGGGACCGTGACGTCGCTGCTATCCAGGCTAACCTGGCAACCGTCTCGAAGGATCTGGACAAGTGGCGTCAGACTGCCAACAAATATGAGCATGAGATTGACAACCTACAGCGTGaccttcagcagcagagcaaGCAGTGGCAGAAAACTGCAGAGATACAAG cTAGTGAGCTGCAGTCCATGCAGGTGGAGTGTAATGGCCTTCAGAAGGAATGCTCTGTCCTGCGATCTGAGAAACAAGACGTTGTGAATAAGCACCAGAAGGAAAGGAGCAGTCTGCAAAGTGAATGTGCTTCCCTCCGGGCTGAGAAGGAGGAGCTCCTCAAGACTCACCAGAAAGAGAAGAGCAACCTGCAGAGTGAACATGCAGCACTGCGCTCTGAGAAGGAGGCAGtgctgcagaaacagcagcagctggagaaggACCTTGCCAG TTCACGCGCCCAGAATGCTGAACTGATCAACAGCCTCAAAGCCCTAGAGAGATCCCAGCAGGAGTTGGAGAAGAGACTGGCAGCCCTGCAGCTCCAGCACCAGGAGGATAGCACCAAGTTCCAAACCCAGCTGGATGAAGCAGACAGTCGCAGCaaggctctgcagagagag TATGAGGAGGCGAAGACGGAGCTGTCAGACCTAAAGGAAAAATATGAGAAGACTGAGCAGGAAAAACAGTCGCTTACAGATGAACTTGAGGAGTGCAAAGCCAACATGAAGGAATTACAGGGGAAGGGAACAACG AAACCGTGGATGATCTGGGGGCCTGTGGTTGCTGTGGCACTGACAgctgtgactgctgctgtgctcttcAGGACCTGA
- the slmapb gene encoding sarcolemma associated protein b isoform X1, which translates to MDEKELSDPMNNVSLIKDDLTRSNMGSSGDSEKIIQRLNDELREAQELANTEKHKCMELQGILEEERKENKQQADESAKQIKLLQGQLRQLQDEMGVLREQIDASSSSREELQSARDEVKSLKRALESAAAERDRDVAAIQANLATVSKDLDKWRQTANKYEHEIDNLQRDLQQQSKQWQKTAEIQASELQSMQVECNGLQKECSVLRSEKQDVVNKHQKERSSLQSECASLRAEKEELLKTHQKEKSNLQSEHAALRSEKEAVLQKQQQLEKDLASSRAQNAELINSLKALERSQQELEKRLAALQLQHQEDSTKFQTQLDEADSRSKALQREYEEAKTELSDLKEKYEKTEQEKQSLTDELEECKANMKELQGKGTTTSLLLPVQAIVIGLILALLYWCFGALW; encoded by the exons atggATGAGAAAGAATTGAGTGATCCCATGAATAACGTATCACTGATTAAAG ATGACCTGACAAGGTCAAACATGGGGTCTTCTGGTGACTCAGAAAAAATTATCCAGCGCTTGAATGATGAACTTCGAGAGGCCCAGGAGCTAGCTAACACCgagaaacacaaatgcatgGAACTACAAG GCAtcctggaggaagagagaaaggaaaacaaacagcaagctGATGAATCTGCCAAACAGATAAAACTTCTTCAAG GCCAGCTGCGGCAGCTCCAAGATGAAATGGGCGTTCTCAGAGAGCAGATAGATGCTTCCTCCAGTTCACGCGAAGAGCTACAAAGTGCACGTGATGAGGTGAAGTCACTGAAACGTGCCCTGGAGTCAGCCGCTGCTGAGCGGGACCGTGACGTCGCTGCTATCCAGGCTAACCTGGCAACCGTCTCGAAGGATCTGGACAAGTGGCGTCAGACTGCCAACAAATATGAGCATGAGATTGACAACCTACAGCGTGaccttcagcagcagagcaaGCAGTGGCAGAAAACTGCAGAGATACAAG cTAGTGAGCTGCAGTCCATGCAGGTGGAGTGTAATGGCCTTCAGAAGGAATGCTCTGTCCTGCGATCTGAGAAACAAGACGTTGTGAATAAGCACCAGAAGGAAAGGAGCAGTCTGCAAAGTGAATGTGCTTCCCTCCGGGCTGAGAAGGAGGAGCTCCTCAAGACTCACCAGAAAGAGAAGAGCAACCTGCAGAGTGAACATGCAGCACTGCGCTCTGAGAAGGAGGCAGtgctgcagaaacagcagcagctggagaaggACCTTGCCAG TTCACGCGCCCAGAATGCTGAACTGATCAACAGCCTCAAAGCCCTAGAGAGATCCCAGCAGGAGTTGGAGAAGAGACTGGCAGCCCTGCAGCTCCAGCACCAGGAGGATAGCACCAAGTTCCAAACCCAGCTGGATGAAGCAGACAGTCGCAGCaaggctctgcagagagag TATGAGGAGGCGAAGACGGAGCTGTCAGACCTAAAGGAAAAATATGAGAAGACTGAGCAGGAAAAACAGTCGCTTACAGATGAACTTGAGGAGTGCAAAGCCAACATGAAGGAATTACAGGGGAAGGGAACAACG ACATCCCTATTGCTGCCTGTTCAAGCCATAGTCATCGGCCTTATCCTGGCTTTGCTGTATTGGTGCTTCGGCGCATTGTGGTAG